A window of Pyrus communis chromosome 3, drPyrComm1.1, whole genome shotgun sequence genomic DNA:
TGTTGTATTTCTtatacttgtttcaaatctttaTAAAACTGCACTTTTAGTATAGGTGATGGTAGTTATATGTTTATAATTacttttgttcatttagttttcatttaattaatcttttgtgtgtgtgtgtctgtttTTGGTTAGAAAACCAAGAGGGCTCCCAAGGTGGAAGTTGGAACCAAGGCTACCGATGCCTCTATGGATGAATGGCTTCAGGTTTGTGTTTCCAACGGTTAAAACATGGAGCTGTTAAAAGTTATCACTTTCTTTTTGAGATTTGCATCTCTCATAATCCAAGTATCGCACTCATAACATTTAAAAGGGCCTATTCAATACGGGTTGCTTCATTTAGAACTTCCTGCATCTGTAGTTTAATAGGTGGTTCAAATTACCACAGACAAATAAAGAAGTATATGTTTTGAAGGAGGGatataacaaaagaaagaagCATCGGTTCTTCTAATTTCATGTGTATATAATGAGCTGAGCTGTGTTGTTTAAAGTAAACCCTCTAACTTTGGTCATTATAAATTCACAAATCAATCCTTATGTGTTCCGTTTTTACTCTTTTGATGGCCAGGGAACTGCATATACTCAGTCAGtcaaagacaaaacaaagaagaagaaatagatTACTGAACTGTTCACAGTTCAGGTGCACGAGAATTACATTGAAGTGCAGACTCTTGTAACCCATACTAGGGACGTGACGTTTAAGAGAGGTCGAAAACTTGCGCTAGTTATGGAATTTAGACCAGAAAACAATACTTGCCTTGCTGTTGTAGACATGACGGAAACTtctacattttcttttttagagATGGAGTTCAGTAGTTAAACTAACGCAATGCTAGGGATCGTACAATTTTGTTGAAGCTATACAATTTTCCTGGAGATCTtgttttgatttgtgatttGCGCGGATTTGGTTTGTGCATTTGTTGAGTCGCCTACCTGAGCTACGTTCTGTTTTACAAAGATGTAGTATATGCACAGTAGTTAGTAAGCACTAGATAAAAAAGAAATGCTCGAAAGCTTAAGTCTGTTGGCTGTAGAAGTTTTTCACTTTGTAGGTTCGAGCTTATGGGCATAATGTTGCTTAAGGCACGTTTTCTGAGAGGGAATCAGATCAACTAGCCCTAGTAATGGCTAAATTGGTTAATGGTCCCCATTGTGTTGGAGTAGTAGGAAGATTACACCCGTGGTAGAAAAAAAATTCGGATTTAAACCTTGTGGTGTAATCCATTaagattcaaattcaaaatcaacatttttgTCCTTTCTCTGTTAACACATTTAGCCTTCATAACCTAAAGGGAGAAAAAACTCATTCATCCAAGGCTATGAATTATTTGCTCCATGCTTCCATTCAAAGCTCTTTTGTCCATGAGATCAActccaacccttggagtaaGTCTTAAAATTTCTCTTCCCATTTTATTCCAACCTTTGTGCTAAAATAGGGTTAAGTGTTAgaagtgaaaaaaaagaaaaagaaaaataaaagtcaaATTCTAGCCAAGATTTAGGTCAAAATTAATGGGGGAGCCCACATGTGAGAGTGGAACAAGGAAAGTGAACTTGACTCACCCAACTCACGTGCGCGCACGGGCCACACGCGCTTTCTCGCCTCAATGACGCTGGGCCACCCACGTGGGGTTGTCGGCTTGTTGTTGCCCCGTGACATGAGCCCAACAACTCCTTTTGCTAATCCAACGGCCACAACTCAAATGGATGTTGGATATCCAACGGtctactttaatttatttaatttttagttttatatttatatatttattgaatccaacaattgagatcgaatataatcaaatctaacggtaaaaaaaaagatctaacgacccaaatttaaatccaacggctgaaataattaaaaaaaattatttaactcaaacttcacccaaaaactctataaatacctctatgtatttgttcaatcatccacacaaaactctgttttctcctacaattcttccaatttttctttctaccatcttccaaaatcatttcttcccttttccaaatttttcaagatggcaaatgATCATATTAGAGGTCATAATTGgtcctttgatgaagatgttgctttatgcTTGGAATGGGTTTCTATTAGCGAAGATGATGCCGTTGGcacgaatcaaaataaaaaggttttgtgGGCTCAATTTGTTGATAAGTTTACTAAAATTGATGGAAGGTTACCAACAAAGCATACACTTTATGGAAGGGAAGCTTAGAGAAAGTAGTGGTTGACATGACTAGTGCAAGGAGCGCCGTAAAGGTGGTGagtttctttgttgatattttatttgtcatatacataatcatattttgcaactaattgtatTTATGAATTTCTTGCATAGGGTGACGAAGTAAtggcaatttacaagacaagaactacGCCAACAATGGGAAAAATTATTTGGTAGTGAAGTTGCAAACacaaatgatgtcaatgaatGTGTCGATTCGttgaccccaacttcttcttttgcaaggtcTCTGagaagagataagcaaaaggaaataaagagaaaagggaaattCCAATATCTGGTTAGTGCAACGATTTCTACCGGATTTGCAAAATTGGCTGAAAGCCATAGCTCTCGGGACGAAGAAATGACCCAAAAGCGCTTGGCCTTTATGAAGGAAGGGGAAAAGGGAGCATGAAAGGTTCGAATGTGATTTGATGAGGGAggaccccaacaaatacactccagatAGGAAGAAGTTCTTACGCGATAAGTAAAAGGAATTTTTGCAAAGGCATGCCACAAGGAGTatctttcaagatgatgatttaATCAAGGCTATATCTCAAGTCCACCACCAAGTCAAGGTagtggatatcattattaagtttatgtagtttattaattgtcgtttgtattaagtttatgtggtttattaattatcatttgtattaagtttatgactTATTAATTATcctttgtattaagtttatgactTATTAATTATCGTTCGTATTTATggcttattaattattatttctaTTATTCTAGATGCCTTCATAATTATTATACATATTGTTGCACACTTTGATGTACAATAGATGCATTCAATAATTCAAAGGGCCTTCAATAATTATTGTACATATTGTTGCACACTTTGATGTATGATAGATGCCTTCAATATTTCAAAGGGCCTTCAATAATTTTTGTACATATTGCTGCACACTTAGATGTACAATAGATGTCTTCAATAATTTTTGACAATGTACTAGACAAAAGACTTGTCACAAGAAGACACTTCAATTTATTACAAGAAAATACCAATCTAGCACACttaaaattattacaaaaaaacAACCACACTAGCACACTTAAGTTTATTACAGGAAAACAATCACACTAGCACACTGAAATTTAACACAAGAAAACAACCACACTAACACACTTAAGTTTATTACAAGAAAACAACCACACTAACACACTTAAGTTTATTACAAGAAAACAACCACACTAACACACTTAAGATTATCCATCATCACCGTTCTCCTTCTCGGCGCCATATATGCTCAACCAAATCCTTTTGGGAGTGTGTCGTGACCTTGATAAGCTTGAATTCTATTTAAACATCTCATATACTCACTGAGTGTGACCCTATCATGTTGAGTCTCGTATGTAGTTGCAACGAGTTTGCAAATTCGGCTTCTTCATTGTTCATTTCTGCATCCCCAGTTGCAAGGCTTGCTTGGTATTGTGTCATCTGTATTGCCAAGCTACACCTTCTTCTATCacccattgatgagatattgatgattttgaggaaacaaaaacactatGAAAGTTGGATGATTGGTGAATATGTTTTGTGATGGTTAGATATTCAATCTATGcttatatagaggatgattgaaggtttgtgtttcatgtgtgtgggtttgtgtttcatgtgtttCGTGTGtatttgttatgtgtttcatgtgttttatgtgtttcatgtgTTTGGTGTgttatacatctctatcatgtgttttgtatgtgtttcatatgtgttttgtgtgttttgtggTTATACATCTCTATTATGTGTTTATATTCTTTCGTAGTGTTTCATGtgttgatttagtgatttttcaatatttattggaatttagatattttaatgttaaatgttcataaaattaatttaggatagtctacataattttttttaaaaagttaatttttaaaaatagcctaaattcattttttaataatctggagctaaaattttagcctaGACAGATTGGACCAGAAAAGCTATTTCTGAgctaaaacccaaatttgctgggctaaaaattttagattttaacccaaGGGATAAAGATGGTTTGAGAACTAGATTTTTTTATGCAgcactaaaaaaaattgatttcgTCAAACATTTCCGTTAGCTCACCCCATCTTTTATCTGATGGAAGAAATTATGAAATCTAATCTTAAGAACCAACCAGCCAACAAAACCAATCGATTGACTAATTCGCTGAGATTCGCACACCAATCAAGCAAACAAAAACCAAGCAACATGAAAAGAGGAGCAGCATGCATACCTCATCATCATTAGCTGAAGAATTCGACCTCTCGGACTAACAACTAACAACATTAACATCTCGTTTTTAATCAACTCAAATGAAGAATCGAGTCAAATTGTTATCAGAAATCAGTGGTTTGTTtttgaggatttttttttcctaaggtttttttttttttttttttttctgtgattgGTTGTTAAATCCCCTAATTTGGGGTTTGATTGTTTTTGTGATTTGTTTGTGGTCTAATTGTTTTGTATTGCCAGGTATGGGGCTGttttgtctaaaaaaaaaaatgaagggaagctgaagagagagagagagagagaggacgaGAAAGGCCAAAAGTCTGGAGagaaataaagagagagagatgggatgCAGTGAAGCATGTGGACAGAGGAACAACTCGAGTAGGAAATAAGCttgctgaaaagaaaaaaaaaaagggtggggGTGGGAATGTTAGCGGATAGTTGATCgaaatgttaattttgggctTGAATCCTAACAGACTTCACCAACGAGGTTTAAATCCGAATTTGTCACCACGTGGACTATCTTCCGATTACCTTATCACCACGAGAACCATTAATCTAATTTAACCCCCTAGTAATTGATCTATTTCTTGATTTTAGGTATTTGATTATGGATTTGAAAGGAAAAttcacatttttgtaattttgaccCTAATGCCTCTTCATTAGCATGAAGTTGAATAACAGGCCCTTCCGGTGAAGCGTTAACCAACCCCTTAACTGGAATTTGACTGGTGGAAGGCTCAGCCGTGGGATCGAGAACTGGAGGAATGGAAATTTGGATTTGAGAAATCCGATGAGATGGTTGCCTTTGCTTCTTTAAAGATTTATGTTTTTCCATAAATGGCTTTTCAAGAGCATGATTCACCCACTCCTCTGCCGGTGGCTGCTAGAAATTTTGTAAGTCCTCTTCGACCAAGGATGTAAGGTCAATAGTCTTGAGCATTTCACCCTGATGATCGCCATAGCTCGCTAGTTTGGCCTTCTTCTTGGAGATCTTAGAAGGAGTTTCCTCCGGAACGACCTCTTCCGGATTCTTTCTCTTATTTTTCTCGAAGGGTTTatggatttttaattattaattatgcAAAATCAAACTTTATAACTAAGTaaccaaaatttcaaagttaacGGAAAACAATATTAATTTCCCGAAAGTACAAATCAGGATTACAAAATACGAATTACGATCAAATGAATAGTGAAATTATGAGACGAGATTTCACATATGAGTTCTAATTTAGAGAggataatattttataaatagattttatttctttatatattCGATTAAAAGTTTAGATAAATCATAAAAGTAATATAAtttatctctatatataaagggagaaaGCCAACATAATACCAAGAATTGCCTTTCTTCAATTAGAATACAAAAACCAACTAATTTTCatgtaattaatttaatcaacaCAAAAAACTGCGAATTGGGAGGTGTTGCAAGAATCAAACTTCCGACCTCTTGCACCCGAATTAAAATCATAACACTAGACCAAACACCCAATAACTAACAATTAACctttattcttattttaaacaaaaatagcCTTTAGCTTGTCAAAGATCCATAATTGTTTGTAGTTTATTTGGACTTAGCCTCACTTTACCTAGAAAATGAATAATTGCGTATTACAAGTGGTGAAAGAGGGTGTCATAAGTTAGGTTTAAAATGGtggaaaaagaagacaaaattttggaaataaaaaattgaaatattaaaaagaaaaagtaaaaattaaaaactaaaactaaaaataaggtCAAAATTTTGAGAACTTATTAAAGTAatctttcttaaaaaaaatttaaataaattttcagtttaaaaataataataataattattatctAAGGGCCAAAATGAAGCAATACCTTGGAGGCTAAAGAATATTATTATGGACAACAAGTGTTTGGCAGCTTCTTACGGGCCCAAATTTTGGAAgctaagtttttaaagaagcaaATTGTGTGCCGAATGCAGTCATTAGTCTAGGCTTTAAAAGTACAAACTCTTATTTTTGGAATTGATGATTGTGGACTGTGGCTAATCGGGCCCTCCTATTTGATTGTATTAGTATTGGTTGTAATTGCGGTCACTTGaactaattatttttagctattgagaaaataaaaataaagcaaaattgtaacatcccatatcaTCCAGAgaagtggatcttgtaagccttatatgtatattctcatctttacctagcacgagaccttttgggagcttactggcttcgggttccatcggaactccaaagttaagcgactTCGAGCGAGAacaattccatgatgggtgacccactgggaagttctcgtttgagtttccagaaacaaaaccgtgagggtgtggtagaggcccaaagtggacaatatcgtgctacggtagagtcgagcctgggatgtggtgggggcccgagccgggatgtgacaatttggtatcagagcctaaccctggccataGTGTGACGACGAGAACGTCAGGCctctaagggggtggattgtaacatcccacattgcccatgggagtggatcctgtaagacttatatgtatattcctatctctacctagcacgaggccttttgggagcttactggcttcgggttccatcggaactccgaagttaagcgagttcgcgcgagagcaatcccaggatgggtgactattgggaagttttcgtgtgagttctcagaaacaaaaccatgaggatgtggtaggggcccaaagcggacaataaaATGCTACGGTGGAATCGAGCTTGGGATGTGGTGGAGACCCAGACCGAGATGTGACAAAAataggatgaaaaaaaaaaaccacggCCTATGCTCGATTTTAcaataaattgtagcaatagtttATCAACTTTAACACAACTAGAGCAATGATCTTTCAACTAAACATCTGTTACTAATGGtccatcaactcatcaaaacatataGCTATGATCATTTTTGTTAACTCCATTATAATttccgtcaaaatgagtcacgtgtTATGCACGTGAGGCTAAATCAAggggcaaatatgaaaaatcaaataagaaaaattgtatcaatgacccctcaactttaatccaactgtaGAAATGATCTCTCAATTTAAACCCAATTAGAGTAATGATCCatcaactttaatctaattgtATTAATGGTCATTCCaatataactcattttgacaaaattttgacagagttgatgaaaatgatcatatctacatattttgatgagttaagagattaatggtaatgaatttttaattaaatgatCATTGctcaaatttaaatgaaattgaaGAATTGTTGCTATAATTTACTCCTCGATTTTAACACCTCCGAATTCGTAATTTTTCATTTCCACTATTTCTGATTAATTCCCGAAAATCactataaaatttgagaattgtCGTCATTCTTCGCTTTAGGCACTGTGTTGAAACCCTCGCTCTCTTTCTCActacaaatctcacaccaacaTCACAGCCCCACCCCACCCTAAAGAACAAGCTCCGACAACCGCCCATGGCGACCTGCGCGATTAGGGTTCTTCTTCTCACTCTCCTCCTCATTGCATCCCCTTTCCTCCAAGGTCTCTCTCTCAAACCCAAAACTAGATctaatatatacctttgtatACATTGTATTGTTTCGTTCATTTCGTTTGTTGAAATTGGGATTTGCTCATCGAATCGATTTACCAGCTAGTGTTTGGTGTTTACTTGTTGGGGTTGACTTTGTTGATCGGTGCAAATTAGATCTGGTTTGACTAATTTTCGTTTTGATCGATTTGATGCTCCATTGTCTTGATGGAGTATGCTCGAATTTATTGTTGATGTGTAGGTTTGGCATGGATTAGATGAGTTTATTGTCGTTAATTTAATTAGTAGAAAGCGAAATTTCACTTCAAGGTAGCCTTTTCAGCTAACATGCAATTGCTTTCGTGAGGTTTTGGAATGCGATTACGTGTTTTGTTGATCTTTTTCGCTCATTGTCCTGCCCTTTTCAGATGACTTAAGTAATGCTTGCATGCTGGGTTAGATAAGCAAAAGTTGAGTCTTGAGTTCAATAGACTCTGATTTACGTGTTTGGTTTGCAATATTCATAATTTGTGGAAATTAAGATAACATTTTGGTTGATTTAATGTGGATTCCAAGTGGGTCGTACTGAATATATGGTTCTTCCGATCTTTAGTCGCCAGGGGCCAGTCTAATTCGGAAGTGGATGCTTCTGACACCGTGGAAGAAACTAGTGATCTTGGGATCGTTGGCGAGGATGTCCAAGATTTTGGAGACGGAAATTTTAGCCCAGCTCCCGGAGTTGATACAATCTGTTTCTTCCCCAAAAACATCGCTAAAAGTAAGAATTTCATCATTATTGTACATTGGAAAATTTatagccattttttttttttcaattttagaaaTGTGTTGTTTACTTTGATTTTGTCTATGCAGCGGTGGCGGCAGGGGAAGAGACTGAAATACTGGTTGGTCTGAAAAATGATGGTAATAAACATAACATTTTCATATGTGATTgtattctctctttctttgaGTGCAATGCAATGCTGTGTTCAAATTGTTTTTATCACCTTTATTATTTGTTCTGTGCTGCAACTTGCCAATTCCCCTTGGAAAGAGCAACATGATTACTTCTTGTGCAGGCGTACTCATGCACATTTCCTGCTATATTTTTTCTGAAATGTTTAGAACATGGCTTAATTGCTGTTTTGATGTGAAACCAGGAGAGTCAAGCTTGAATGTGATTGCAGTCAAAGCCAGCGTTCATCTTCCTTTCGATCACAATCTGCTGGTTCAGAATCTTACTGCCCAGGTAATTGTTGGTATGATTGGTTTACACATAAATAATCTCTGAATTTgcttttaaattgttttgtttcatcaggagattttttttgttggttaacATGTTTTTTTAGAATCTGGAATCATTTTATGACAAATAGTCTTGTTATGAACAACTGaacttcattttttatttccaTATTGCTATAATATCTCTTTTTATTTGCTTGCTGCTTGTGATATTGCTGATTGCATGTAACTTATTTTACAAGTGAAGGATATGTATGCTTAACAAACCATAGTTTGTTAAAATCTAGATTGGCAGGATATCCATGACCAGTGTAAGTTTCGTTATCTAAGTTTCTTTTTGAAGCTTACTGAGATCTGTTTTCATAATTGACTTGGTAAAGATCATACCCCTCATTGCCTATTTTTAGCACAAGCGCAGTTGTCAAGTATtgtaataattaatataaatagtGGATGAGGGTTGATAGTCACGTTGAAAGGATAGCTCAATCAAGAACATTGAGAGTGATGAGAGTTCAGATTTGAACTTTAATGTAGAAGATTTTCCTTTTACCTGTATGACATGTTGAACTGATtcattttaaagtattttgaagattCAAAAAGTTTAATAACCTAAAGCctttttacttatatttttaaaGCCCATTACCATTGGGTTGGTCATTTATTTTACCGCACCATTTTAGACTTTCTAGTTTGTAAAATGTACCTCTTATCTTTTCATGTTGGAAATTTTGTGTTACTCTTTGCATTAAAGTTGCTTCTGGCTAGTTTTGTATTGTACTTTTGTCAGTTTCACATACAGATGTGGTTTAACTGTAGGCTTTTAACAATGGATCAGTTCCAGCTTCGGCCCAGGCTACTTTCCCATACATATTTGCTGTCAGCAAGTTCTTACAGGTATCATCATTCCCATCTATTGTTAACATCTGAAATTGCTTGTATTTTCAGTCAACTTTACTTTAAAATGCAATTGAATCAATGGAGTGCTACGCTTGACctaaatcatttaatttgtgTTACGCAGCCTGGTGCTTTTGATCTCGTGGGTACCATTTATTATGAGATAGACCAGCAACCATACCAGAGCACCTTCTACAATGGTACTATCGAAGTTGTTGAGGCTGGTGCTATGCTCAGCATTGAGTCTGTTTTTCTTGTCACCCTTGGATGTGCCCTTCTTGTCCTCCTAGGTTTATGGATTCATGGTCAAATACAGCACCTTTCTAAGGTATTCAGACTTATTTATGAGATTGTTGTATTTCTtatacttgtttcaaatctttaTAAAACTGCacgtttaatataatatataggTGATGTTAgttatatgtttatatttacttttgttcatttttttcatttaattaatcttttgtGCGTGTCTGTTTTTGGTTAGAAAACCAAGAGGGCTCCCAAGGTGGAAGTTGGAACCAAGGCTACCGATGCCTCTATGGATGAATGGCTTCAGGTATGCAGTTGATGCTCCAAAATATCTCGCTAATTATTCTTATTTTGCTCACTTGTTTcgaattttcaaaatttgtgtTTCCAACGGTTAAAACATGGCCCTGTTAATAGTTATCAATTTCTTTTTGAGATTTGCATCTCTCATAATGCAAGTCATGCACTCAGAACTTTTAATAGGGCCTATTCAATATGGGTTGCTTCATGTAGAACTTCCCGCATCTGTAGTTTAATCGGTGTTTCAAATTGCcacagaaaaataaagaagtATAAGTTTTAAATGAGGGatataacaaaacaaagaagcATTGGTTCTTCTAATTTCATCTGTGTTAATAGTGAGCCGAGTCAGCTGTGTTGTTTAAAGTGTACTTTGTATCTTTGATCATTATAAATTCAAGAATCCATCCTTATGTGTACCGTTTTAACTCTTTTGATGGCCAGGGAACTGCATATACTCAGTCAGtcaaagacaaaacaaagaagaagaaatagatTACAGAACTGTTCACAGTTCATCTGCACGAGACATTACATTGAAGTGCAGACTCTTATAACCCACACTAGGGATGTGAAGATATGTAAGAGAGGTCGAAAACTTGCACTAGTTCTGGAATTTAGACCAGAAAACAATACTTGCCTTGCTGTTGTAGACACGACTGGAAACTTTTACAGTTTCTTTTTTAGAGATGGAGTTAAGAAGTTCAACTAACGCAATGCTAGGAATCATACAATTTTGTTGATGCGATACAATTTTCCTTAAGATCTTGTTTTGATTCGGGATTTGCATGGATTTGGCTTGTGCATTTGTTGATTCACTGTTTTTCAAGGATCTGGTTTGTGCAAAGTAGCAACACTTTGGTATGAAAAAATGATGACGATGACGTTAATGTTCGCATTCGACGTTTAGTCGGTGTGGGTTTGGTCCACGGTGATGATAATTCTGTTGGGATTCAGAAAAGGGATGATGGAAAGCTTGTTTAAGGTAAAACAATACGGTACTGCATGACATACAAAGAACAATGGCTCTGCTAATAATGTGTGAGTAAGGGATACAATGAAACCCAAAAAAGGGTAAATcttagtttactaccctcaagttttgtgattttcaatgtttagtacatgaagtttttttcgtcccagagtcgtacctaaagtgttaattttgggacagtctcatataTTCGTAGTCTGGTTATTAAGTCTCCTGTTAACTAATGATGTGGTGCAATGATTGAACCTTCTTCGTCTTCCCCACCCAACACCCCTCCATCCCCTCCACGGCTCCACTCGTCCATCCCCTCCACCCTTGCTCCCACGATGAACATCGACCCTAAAGGCATTGTTGTCTTCTCCACCGTTGGTAGACCTCACTATGGCTTTGACATTTTCGCCCTCCCCATCCTTCTCCACCCCTTCTCCACCAATATCGGCCCTGAGTGCCACATCTCTAACGGCTGTTCCATCAACTTCAATGCCCAATTTGCTGACAACAACCACGAAGCCCACTCCCTCGTCTTCATCTCCGAGCCAACCGGGTTTCCCGCCATTTACTTAACTCAGCTAGGACTCCCCCATCCCCAGCTCTTGCACTCCAAACCTGGATCCTTCTTCCACGACTGACCCATCATAAAAAATCACACCCTCTACTTCGTTTCAGCTCACCAGGATCCCAATCGATACTTCAAATCCTGTATTGAATTTCAAGTATGGATTTGTTTCTACTATTTCATGTATTGTAAAGATACAAAGAGAAATAAGAGATATTTAAGGGTTAGGAATTAGTGCACATACCGTGCACACTGCTATACGGGAAACCCTAATAGCCACTACACAAAGGCTAGTCTAAGAGACTTACACCAAATCTCCTTAAATCAAGGAGTTGACAACAAGGGAAAAGACTTACACCAAATCTCCTTAAATTAAGGAGTAGCTAACAAGAAAAAGACTACATACAAGTTGACAAGGTAACCCATAAAGCTGCAACCCTAATAACCTAATaaccaccatcaccattcttCTAATACTCCCCCTTAAGCCAGATCCAGCAAATTGATGGAACGAAGGTTGCCCAAGAGACGTTGAAACTGATTCATAGGCAAGGATTTAGTGAATAGGTTAGTAAGGTGGTCAGTACTTCGGACATAGTGAGTTTGAATGACCTGTGTTTGCACTTGTTCACGTACATAATGGCAATCCACTTCGACGTGCTTGGTCCTTTCGTGGAACACTGAATTTGAGGTAATGTGCATggctgcttgattgtcacaatAAAGAGACATGGGCTGAAATTTGAAGACGCCTAAATCATAAAGGAGACCTACCAGATTAGCTCACAAACAGTGGAAGCCATTGATCTATACTCAGCCTCAGCACTTGATCTCGCAACAACTGcttgtttatttcttttccaTGTGACTAAGTTTCCTACCACAAAGATGCAATATCCAGTTGTTGATTTGCGATCTATTGAATTTCCAGCCCAGTCAGCATCACAATATCCCATTATTTGAGTGCTTCCATTGTTCTTCATGACTATGACACGACCTATGGATCACTTCAAGTAACGTAGGATTCTTTTGACAAGGTTAAAGTGCTCAAGAGTAGGTGCATGCATGAACTGACTCGCAATACTCACAAAATATGAGATGTCAGGTCTTGTGATAGTGAAATATATCAACTTACCTACCAGTCTTTGATAGTAA
This region includes:
- the LOC137727671 gene encoding translocon-associated protein subunit alpha-like, whose translation is MATCAIRVLLLTLLLIASPFLQVARGQSNSEVDASDTVEETSDLGIVGEDVQDFGDGNFSPAPGVDTICFFPKNIAKTVAAGEETEILVGLKNDGESSLNVIAVKASVHLPFDHNLLVQNLTAQAFNNGSVPASAQATFPYIFAVSKFLQPGAFDLVGTIYYEIDQQPYQSTFYNGTIEVVEAGAMLSIESVFLVTLGCALLVLLGLWIHGQIQHLSKKTKRAPKVEVGTKATDASMDEWLQGTAYTQSVKDKTKKKK